A window from Fusarium musae strain F31 chromosome 8, whole genome shotgun sequence encodes these proteins:
- a CDS encoding hypothetical protein (EggNog:ENOG41~CAZy:CBM43~CAZy:GH72), with product MKFSAAIVAAAATAASAKLEPITMKGSKLFYSNGTQFFMKGVAYQQDTAAAGQTNTKETKYIDPLADEDACKRDIPLLKQLGTNIIRTYAIDPTADHKACMKLLDDAGIYVISDLSEPSVSINRDDPKWDVELYERYIGVVDELGQYDNVVGFFAGNEVSNNVSNTEASAFVKAAVRDTKKHIKSKFSRWLGVGYASNDDVDIREQIADYFNCGDDDSRIDYWGYNIYSWCGKSSMEDSGYTDQAKFFENYSVPVFFAEYGCNEPDGAAGRIFDETTALYDEKIMTEVFSGGIVYMYFQEANDYGLVKINKNDDAVKLKDFSALQSKVNAAKPTGVEEDSYKPTGKAATCPEQSKNWKANSVLPPVPDSDLCDCMVKSRSCVPADNLKAKDFNDIFGYICGQDKKICTAINANATAGIYGAYSMCSDEAKLAYILDAYYVSQKSAADACDFKGKATTQKAESQSSCSSALASASKINEEVATATHAVASESTGGTNSSSEDDENFGLQAASIARVFSLGDFAVGAYMAVAGIVGAGMVLL from the exons ATGAAGTTTTCCGCTGCCATTGTCGCTGCGGCGGCCACGGCTGCCAGCGCCAAGCTGGAGCCCATCACCATGAAG GGATCCAAGCTCTTCTACTCCAACGGAACTCAGTTCTTCATGAAGGGTGTTGCTTACCAACAGGATACTGCCGCCGCTGGTCAGACCAACACTAAGGAGACCAAGTACATCGATCCTCTCGCCGATGAGGATGCTTGCAAGCGTGATATCCCTCTCCTCAAGCAGCTCGGTACCAACATCATCCGAACTTACGCCATCGACCCCACGGCCGACCACAAGGCCTGCATGAAGCTGCTCGACGATGCTGGAATCTACGTCATCTCTGATCTTTCTGAGCCCAGCGTCTCGATCAACCGTGATGACCCCAAGTGGGATGTTGAGCTGTATGAGCGCTACATCGGAgtcgttgatgagcttggtcaGTACGACAACGTGGTCGGTTTCTTTGCCGGTAACGAGGTCTCCAACAACGTCTCCAACACAGAGGCTTCTGCTTTCGTCAAGGCCGCCGTCCGTGACACAAAGAAGCacatcaagagcaagttCTCCCGATGGCTCGGTGTCGGCTACGCCTCCAACGACGATGTCGATATTCGTGAGCAGATTGCCGACTACTTCAACTGCGGTGACGACGACTCCCGCATCGACTACTGGGGTTACAACATCTACTCTTGGTGCGGTAAGAGCAGCATGGAGGACTCTGGTTACACTGACCAGGCCAAGTTCTTCGAGAACTACTCTGTACCCGTCTTCTTTGCTGAGTATGGTTGCAACGAGCCCGATGGTGCTGCTGGCCGTATTTTCGATGAGACCACCGCCCTTTAcgatgagaagatcatgacCGAGGTCTTTAGCGGTGGTATTGTCTACATGTACTTCCAGGAGGCCAACGACTACGGTCtcgtcaagatcaacaagaacGATGATGCTGTCAAGCTTAAGGACTTTTCCGCACTCCAGAGCAAGGTCAACGCCGCCAAGCCTACCGGTGTCGAGGAGGATAGCTACAAGCCTACCGGCAAGGCCGCCACCTGCCCTGAGCAGTCCAAGAACTGGAAGGCCAACAGCGTTCTTCCCCCTGTCCCCGACTCCGACCTCTGCGACTGCATGGTCAAGAGCCGAAGCTGTGTCCCAGCTGATAACCTGAAGGCTAAGGACTTTAACGATATCTTTGGTTACATCTGCggccaggacaagaagatctGCACTgccatcaacgccaacgctACTGCCGGTATCTATGGTGCCTACAGCATGTGCTCCGACGAGGCCAAGCTTGCTTATATCCTCGACGCCTACTACGTCTCCCAGAAGTCCGCTGCCGATGCTTGCGacttcaagggcaaggccacCACCCAGAAGGCCGAGAGCCAGTCCTCTTGCTCGTCTGCCCTCGCCTCCGCCAGCAAGATCAACGAGGAGGTTGCCACTGCCACCCACGCCGTCGCCTCCGAATCCACCGGTGgaaccaacagcagcagcgaggACGACGAGAACTTTGGTCTCCAGGCTGCCTCCATCGCCCGCGTCTTCTCCCTCGGTGACTTTGCCGTCGGCGCCTACATGGCCGTCGCCGGTATTGTCGGTGCCGGTATGGTCCTTCTGTAA
- a CDS encoding hypothetical protein (EggNog:ENOG41) yields MIPSILLALAGVSFAALEPRQVMHQARNQPSFISSRDLSEAESEPCKFISQAYVEAEPEPGKPVVLAIPPSVGIACLKSVPLDKKRDLELLDYLEPLIGFQSTLEILADPPKEYLFPGVDVLGGFDTIRSKLENNKYKTQYEVMTDLRSLFAAANDGHFDYPPALLNAFYYVRRGVEFESVSANGLRLPYIFHVIDTSRGNQGLLDYAPSAVKSIDGTPIAEWLEEDASFATSNSQDPDAQYNGLFASIPRGAVGSSSSTLFTQFEIPDTYTIEFHNGSKLEVVNQLVVPATVDLSGIESGEDFHYYVEITPTNTTTEEPSANERRSNQETDDDLPGYPKPLVKQSSNAVSAYLLNGDDYKDTAVLSILSFLPIGIDISNPPADFSMTKFILEGQAVILQLIKAAKATGRDKLIIDMSANGGGSVILAHSIYRLLFPEGKFTGWDRYRANPALEAAAEVDYDNLVKSLITRSEYYPVAPGNKYLETGKEFYGPYTVKGQNVTAAFQTDKTVPWDESIPAYINGFDPERKPLVAEAPWKPENIIIVTDGICASACGILTGLLTRNHGIRTLALGGRPLNQAMQAMGGVKGTLLNFNADITSAIANVRANAKTDKETASILSDASSSFPSSQNPPLLPLPAGGVGKVNSLNGYTEDNLEGYPVHFRYEAANCRLFYTQRMLASPIESWRRARGVAWNNEPCVSGSTTNSDGTIGDKTLKYDSRVRSRASGIKGPGELKK; encoded by the exons ATGATTCCTTCAATTCTATTAGCCCTCGCGGGGGTTAGTTTCGCAGCCCTTGAGCCTAGACAGGTGATGCACCAGGCTCGAAACCAACCGTCTTTCATTTCATCGCGGGATCTTTCTGAAGCTGAGAGCGAGCCCTGCAAGTTTATAAGTCAGGCTTATGTAGAGGCTGAACCTGAGCCTGGGAAGCCTGTTGTTCTTGCTATTCCTCCCTCTGTTGGTATTGCTTGTCTTAAGTCTGTTCCTTTGGATAAGAAGCGGGATCTCGAGTTGCTTGACTATCTTGAGCCTTTGATTGGGTTTCAGAGTACGCTTGAGATTCTTGCTGATCCGCCGAAAGAGTATCTGTTTCCGGGTGTGGATGTTCTTGGGGGGTTTGATACGATTCGGAGCAAGTTGGAGAACAACAAGTACAAGACTCAATATGAAGTCATGACAGATCTGCGAAGCCTT tttgctgctgccaacGATGGTCACTTTGACTATCCTCCCGCTCTTCTCAACGCCTTCTACTACGTCCGACGAGGTGTCGAATTCGAGTCCGTGTCTGCCAACGGTCTTCGACTGCCATACATCTTCCATGTCATCGACACTAGCCGTGGTAACCAAGGTCTTCTCGACTACGCCCCTTCAGCTGTCAAGTCCATCGACGGTACCCCAATCGCTGAGTGGCTCGAGGAGGACGCTTCTTTCGCGACATCAAACAGCCAGGACCCTGATGCTCAGTACAACGGCCTCTTTGCATCTATCCCTCGTGGTGCTGTTGGATCGTCTAGTAGCACCCTCTTCACCCAGTTCGAGATTCCTGATACTTATACCATCGAATTCCACAATGGCAGCAAGTTGGAGGTTGTCAACCAATTGGTCGTCCCTGCTACCGTTGACCTTTCTGGTATCGAGTCTGGTGAGGATTTCCACTACTATGTTGAAATCACTCCCACAAACACCACCACTGAAGAGCCTTCTGCCAATGAGCGTCGTTCAAACCAGGAGACTGACGATGATCTTCCCGGATATCCTAAGCCCCTGGTCAAACAATCCAGCAACGCTGTCTCTGCATACCTTCTCAATGGTGATGACTACAAAGACACTGCTGttctctccatcttgagcttcttgccaatTGGTATAGACATCAGCAACCCCCCTGCCGATTTTAGCATGACCAAGTTCATCCTGGAGGGACAAGCTGTTAttcttcagctcatcaaGGCGGCCAAGGCTACTGGTCGTGATAAGCTCATCATCGATATGTCTGCCAACGGCGGTGGTTCGGTGATTCTCGCCCACTCCATCTATCGTCTCTTGTTTCCAGAGGGAAAGTTCACTGGCTGGGATCGATATCGCGCCAACCCTgctcttgaggctgctgctgaagtcGACTATGATAACCTCGTCAAGTCTCTGATCACTAGATCTGAGTATTACCCCGTCGCTCCTGGTAACAAATACCTCGAGACAGGCAAGGAGTTTTATGGTCCTTATACCGTCAAGGGCCAGAATGTCACTGCAGCCTTCCAGACTGACAAGACTGTTCCTTGGGATGAGAGCATTCCTGCTTATATCAATGGCTTCGACCCCGAGAGGAAGCCTTTGGTTGCGGAAGCTCCCTGGAAGCCTGAGAACATTATTATTGTGACTGATGGTATTTGCGCCTCTGCCTGTGGTATCCTGACCGGTCTACTCACCCGCAACCACGGCATTCGCACACTCGCACTTGGCGGTCGTCCTCTCAACCAAGCCATGCAAGCCATGGGCGGCGTCAAGGGAactctcctcaacttcaacgccGACATCACCAGCGCAATCGCCAACGTCCGCGCCAACGCAAAGACCGACAAGGAGACGGCCTCTATCCTCAGCGACGCATCGTCCTCATTCCCCAGCTCGCAGAACccacctcttcttcccctcccCGCAGGCGGTGTCGGCAAGGTCAACTCGCTGAACGGCTACACTGAGGATAACCTCGAGGGATACCCTGTGCATTTTCGGTATGAGGCTGCCAACTGTCGCCTGTTTTATACGCAGCGCATGTTGGCCTCGCCTATTGAGTCGTGGAGACGTGCTAGAGGCGTCGCGTGGAACAACGAGCCTTGTGTGTCGGGCTCAACGACGAATAGTGATGGGACTATTGGTGATAAGACTCTCAAGTATGATTCTCGTGTTCGCAGTCGCGCGAGTGGAATCAAGGGGCCTGGAGAGTTGAAGAAGTGA
- a CDS encoding hypothetical protein (EggNog:ENOG41), producing MSTKNPSHGQKVDLGQNAPVKEEGAGTVPNESLAAESLKEGGEFASNEGIHGENQPTSRSENASAGHNTNNSSAPSSGSDSKSSSSAPKSSGTASKSGDSAPKSLAGTAPSYVENQYIKESGPHGKNLKEGIDYSNTKDGLKKALESEPGSQDDPSRLAEQQFQQNQTAAGRDAGPKQSELEGKTTFDALNNEASS from the exons ATGTCTACCAAGAACCCCAGCCACGGTCAAAAG GTCGATCTCGGCCAGAACGCTCCCGTAAAGGAGGAGGGTGCTGGTACAGTCCCCAATGAGTCTCTCGCCGCTGAGTCCTTGAAGGAGGGCGGCGAGTTCGCCTCCAACGAGGGCATCCACGGCGAGAACCAACCCACCTCCAGATCCGAGAACGCCAGCGCTGGCCATAACACCAACAACTCTTCCGCTCCCAGCTCCGGGTCTGACTCCAAATCCTCTAGCTCTGCTCCCAAGTCTTCCGGAACTGCCTCAAAGTCCGGCGACTCTGCTCCCAAGTCTCTGGCCGGCACCGCTCCCAGCTATGTTGAGAATCAGTATATCAAGGAATCTGGTCCTCACGGCAAGAACTTGAAGGAGGGCATTGACTATTCCAACACCAAGGATGGCCTCAAGAAGGCGTTGGAGTCTGAGCCTGGTAGCCAGGATGACCCTAGCCGACTTGCTGAGCAACAGTTCCAACAGAACCAGACTGCCGCTGGCCGGGATGCTGGTCCTAAGCAGAGTGAGCTTGAGGGCAAGACTACTTTCGATGCCCTTAACAACGAGGCTTCCTCATAA